GCCTTCATAGCTTCCAAAATCTTCGACTCCATATCGCCCGTCTCCTCCTCCTTCTTCATTGGAGCCTCGCTGTCTTCCACCACATCCGCCATTCCTCTCTTTCTCTCTCTAAGCGAGTGATTGAAGCTTCTTCGTCTTCTGCGCTTTTTGAAAAACGAAGGGGGAGACTGACAGAAAGGGGTTTTCGTTTACGGTCCGACTGCGTTTTGGTAGCGTCTTCCTTACGACACGTCGTTTGACAGGAAGGTAATAAAAACAGCGAAGGTGGAGTAAATCGCGATATTGCCCTCCAGAGAAGAGACCTCATCGATAAGGCAAGGAGAGAGAAGAAGGAGGAGGTCGTATCCCAAATTTCAGAGAGACGGCGGAGATGGGAGGACACGGAGCTATAGAGGTGGCCAAGACGGTGATCGAGGTTGCTGACGTGGCGTGGAAGGCCATGGAGTGCGTCGAACACTTTCACCACGAACACGAGCACCACCACCACGACGAAGAGCCCAAAGCCGGCGCGATTTCCGACGAGCAACTAGACGCGCTGCGAGCTGAGAATCGGCGGTTGAGGAAGTCGCTAGAGCAGAATCTGAAGCTGCTCGAAAACCTAACGGAATCGCCTTCTTTGCTGAACGATTGCCCTCCTGACGTAAGCAATTTCCGATTTGATTCTCAGTAACCTAAATATCGAATTGTGTCGATGGAATTTTAACTGTTCAACTGTGGCGGTGTAGTTGTATGCGCGCCTTGTAACTGCGGTGAATTCTGAAAGTTACTTAAAGAGAATTAAAGCGCTTCAGCAGAAATCTGTGGATTGCAATCACTTTCCTTTCAAGGTTGCCACAGGTTTGTATAGAATGCTATCTCGATTTTTCGTATTCCCTAAACCCTAAGAAGGCATGGTTGTTTGCATAGCTTGCATTGTGACTTGTTTTTAAAATCTGTTAGGGAGTGATTTGGAGGAAGCTGAGATTCTGATCAATGTTGACCAGAACGAGCCAAGTTGGTGGGTGTGGGTGACGGAAGATATGATTCCGGGGAAAGTTGAGGAGAGGAGTGGAATCGACAATGATAGCTATGTGGTTGTTAGTGAGGAGCATGTGGTGGATGGGGTTGCTGATTTTATGGCTAAGTGTATTATGGCGAATCCGAAAGCTGCGGTATGTGTCCAGTTTAAGCTCTTTGCTTGCTGTCTAGATTGTTTGTTTTTATGTCATCTGATTTTTGTGCATTGGTATTGCAGAATTTGACACCGGAGGAGTTGCAGAAAAGTAAGTTTCTTGATGTTCTTTCTGGATTACTGGCTCTGTAGTTGCAATTTGTTGAGATTTAAACCCAAAATAGCAAGTTGTTGTTCCAACATGGGATAGACTT
The window above is part of the Fragaria vesca subsp. vesca linkage group LG2, FraVesHawaii_1.0, whole genome shotgun sequence genome. Proteins encoded here:
- the LOC101302418 gene encoding uncharacterized protein LOC101302418 codes for the protein MGGHGAIEVAKTVIEVADVAWKAMECVEHFHHEHEHHHHDEEPKAGAISDEQLDALRAENRRLRKSLEQNLKLLENLTESPSLLNDCPPDLYARLVTAVNSESYLKRIKALQQKSVDCNHFPFKVATGSDLEEAEILINVDQNEPSWWVWVTEDMIPGKVEERSGIDNDSYVVVSEEHVVDGVADFMAKCIMANPKAANLTPEELQKIVAKAMGGVNKLEKVLGIWHAGKLFYALSTWGLALAGLYRTRAVIKLAAMGVHTTTKVLMRAM